GATCATTCGCGACCGCTTCCAAGCAAGAGGTTGCGCCATCCGCTCCGGTCGAAGTGTTAAATCGAAGCCGTTCTCGAATGGGTGGCCGGGAATTCCGCGCCAGCGCTCGGAAAACCGGGCAGCATAGCAGTTGTCGCAGCCGGCCGTGATCTTCGTGCATCCCGTGACCGGGTTCCACGTCGCGTCCGTCCATTCAATTGCACTGCCATCTGCCATTATTCATCGGCCTTTAGAACGAACCATGAATCTGCCACGTCGCGAGACTTGGCGCAACGAGTTCGAACGGTGACAATCCGCGACCGGACACAGAGCTAGATGAATGAGAGTCCGAATTTCGGCACCGTGAAAGCGGCTTCGAATGTCGGCTTGTGGGTCTTTCCTGCCGCGGGAGCGACATGAGCGAATGTCTGCTTTCGACCCTAAGCAGACATTCCTTCCGTTTGGTTGCTCAGTTCAAGGCTCAAAGCTAGCCAGTATAGGGCACGCGCCGCTCTCTGAATGGCTGCATTCGTGAGCGAGGCGCGTCAACGCATCTCGGGCTCGCTGAAGCTGCTCGATCTTGGTCGTGAGTGCTTCAACGCGCGCTAGGGCGAGTTGACGAGCTCGGCTGCGATCGTCGCTCTTATCAAGCTCTAGAAGTTCTCTGATTTCCTCAAGAGTGAAGCCGGCCGCTTGCGCCCGCCGAATAGAGTTTAGGCGGCGCACGTCCCCAACGCCGTAGCGCCTGATACCGCCCTCGCGCGTTGGCTCGTTCAAGAGACCTCTGCGCTGATAGAATCTGATTGTCTCAACGCTGACGCCTCCGGCTGAAGCAAGTTTGCCGATCGTCAACGAATAATGGTCTTGATCCTGTACCATGGTACGGACCCTATATACCCGGCGAGTTGATCACAATGGAGAGCGACATGTCCGACATGGCCAATCATCCCACCGCCGCAAAGCGAGCCGTACTCTACCGCATGGTGATGCCAACCCACACCTGTCCGTATGGCCTCAAGGCAAAGGACCTGCTTCGACGCTCGGGTTACGAAGTAGAGGATCATCACCTTACCACGCGGGACGAGACCGACGCGTTCAAGAGTGAGCACAACGTCCCGACGACACCGCAGGTGTTCATCGGGGGCGAACGGGTGGGAGGTTATGACGACCTGAGGCGTTTCCTAGGCAAGCAAGTAACGGATCCAAAGGCTACCACTTATCGGCCTGTTCTTGCTCTCTTCACCATGACGGCCCTCATGGCCATGGCGGCGAGCTATGCGGTGACAGGTGACGTGCTCTCGGCGCGAGCCGGTCAGTGGTTCATTGCCATGTCCATGATCGTCCTTGCGCTACTCAAGCTGCAGAACGTCGAGACGTTCGCGACCATGTTCCTGAACTATGACCTGCTGGCAAAGCGGTGGGTGCCTTACAGCTACGTTTATCCCTTCGCAGAAGGTGCGGCTGGCGTGTTGATGGTAGCCGGAGCACTAACCTGGCTCGCTGCGCCGGTTGCCCTCTTCATCGGCACGGTCGGTGCGATCTCCGTCTTCAAGGCAGTGTACATCGACAAGCGTGAGCTGAAGTGTGCGTGCGTCGGCGGCTCAAGCAACGTGCCACTTGGCTTCATCTCGCTGACCGAGAACTTGATGATGATCGGAATGGCGATCTGGATGGTGGCGATGTGAAGGGCTATATGAGGGCGGTGCAAACGCTCGTTGCCAAGTTGCTGCTTCTATTAGCCGTGCTGCTTATGCCGCTTGGCATGGCGTCGGCGCCTGCAAATGTGCCAGCGACCGATCACCAAGCTGCAATGGCCCGCATGGCGATGCAGCATTGCCCCGAACAGACGAACAAGCGGCATGTTGGCCATACCTTAGCGGCTTGCTCAATGGCCTGTGCTTCAGCCTTGCCCGCCCAAGATGCGGCTCAGACCGAGGCCCCCCGCACTGCCCGCCAGGTAACGTACCAAGTCGCGCGGCCGGCTCTGAGCGGGATTGAGACCGAGACCTCTACCCCTCCGCCAAAGACTGCCTGAGCTTCGAACGATCCAACGAAACTCAGGAGAACAACAATGATCACTTTGGTTATCGCTGCAGCCGCTGTTGCTGCTCAGCCTTCAACTCCCTCGCATTCGATGTCGGGGATGCACGCGCAGCATCGTGCCGCAGCCTCCAAGGGCAAGGATTGCTGCAAGGACTGCTGCAAGGACATGGCCAAGAAGCATTAAGGCCGCGCAGTCCGCTATTTTGAAGAAACCAGGGCGGGGGCGGCGCGCAATCGCGTCGCTCCTGTTTGGAGATGTATTTTGAGAATGAGTTTGCTTGTTGCCGTCAGCGCCTTCGCGCTGGCGCCAGCCGCCGCGCATGCGCGAGCGCAACACATGAACATGCCTGGCATGGCGATGCCTATGCCTTCCAAGGCCCCTGCTGAGAAAGTCACTACGAAAAAGTCCACTGCGAAGAAGAAGCCAGCTCCTAGGTCGACGGCTCCGACTAAGAAGCGTACCGCTGAGGCGCCGGGCGGCGGTAGGTCAGTATCCAAGAGTGTGGCGAAGTCGCCAAAACACGAGGCAATGGCTCACGGCATGACCATGCCGATGAATCATAGTTCGATGCAGATGTCGCCACAGACCCAGGAAGGCGCAGCGACGTCGCCCGATCACTCAACGATGCAGCACAGCATGACGGTGCAGATCCCGGCGGGATCGAGCAGCAAGATGCCCATGCCAATGGACCATTCGCAGATGGACCACTCGCAGATGGACCATGGCTCCACGGCTCAGATGAGTATGCCGATGAACGGGCACGGCAATCACATGGCCATGAACGGTGCGTTCGGCTCCTATCCCATGGAACGGGAGAGTTCAGGGACGGCGTGGCAACCCGATACGTCCGAGCACGAAGGTTTAATGGCCATGTCGGGCGACTGGACGCTCATGGCGCATGGCGTGCTCAACCTCGTTGCCGATCACCAGGGCGGCCCTCGCGGCGACGACAAGGTGTTTCCGTCAGGCATGCTCATGGGCATGGCGCGCCGGCCGCTCGGCAACGGAACGCTGCAGTTCAAGGCAATGCTCAGCCCTGAGCCCATCATGGGCCCTAGTGGCTATCCCTTACTCCTCGCCAGCGGGGAGACAGCAAATGGCCGCGACCGGCTAATCGATCGTCAGCATCCGCACGATCTTTTCATGGAATTGTCGGCTTCCGTATCGCAGAACATCGGCCGGAAGAGCAGTGTTTTTGTCTACGCAGGACTACCTGGCGAACCGGCGTTTGGCCCTCCAGCCTTCATGCATCGCGAAGCCATCATGGACTCGCCTGAGGCTCCGATCACACATCACTGGCTGGACTCGACGCACATCAGCTTTGGCGTTTTCACAGCTGGCGTAGTGCTCGATCGCTTTAAGGTCGAGGCCAGCCGCTTCAATGGCAGGGAGCCGGATGAGCACCGCTGGAACATCGAAACAGGTCAGCTGGATTCGACTGCAGTTCGGGTTTCGTGGAACCCCACTCGGACCTTGGCTCTCCAGGGCAGTTGGGGTCACTTCGTGGACCCTGAGGAGCTTGAGCCCGGCGTGAATCAGAAGAGGTGGTCGGCAAGCGCCTTGTGGGCGGAAGAAGTTGCGCCCGGTTGGAAAATCGCCGCTACTTTGGCTTGGGGTCGAAAAACTGCACACGGGCATAGCGACGACGGCTATGCTGCGGAGGCCTCATTGAAGCATCAACAATGGACTGTCTTCGGTCGCGCCGAGCTGACGGAAAACCGTGAGCTGATCGATGTCGAGGATGGCCCTGCCTATCGCGTGGGCAAAGCTTCGCTAGGCGCCGTTCGCGACTTTAGGATTGCAGACCATCTCTCGTTCGGCGTCGGTGGGCTAGCCTCGGTCAATTTCGTCCCGGACGGCCTTGCACCCCTATACGGCCGGCATAATCCCGTCGGTACAATGGGCTTTGTCCGACTGAAGCTGAATTGAGGTTGGGCCGATGGGATTGCTAAAGCGACACTTTCCAAGCGCTAGCTTTGCAGCGGTCTTCCTGATCCTTCTGGCCGCGGTCGGCGCGGTGTTCATCTACGCTGGTGTCTACAACATCGGAGCAGACGCGCCGCACTCTCAGGTTGTCTATGGCTTGCTGAGGCAGTTGCGGGAGCGTGCCATCGCGCGTCATTCGAGCGACATCGTTGCACCTAAGGACCTAGCAACGCCGGCTCGGATCGAAGCGGGCGCTGGCCTTTACCAAGAGATGTGCACGAGCTGCCATCTCGGACCAGGCGTTGAGCCGTCGGAGTTGAGCCAGGGCCTCTACCCAGCAGCTCCAGAACTAGCGACAACTACCACACGCTCAGCTGCTCAGCAGTTCTGGATCATCAAGCATGGGATGAAGCTCAGTGCCATGCCTGCTTGGGGCAAGACCCACAATGATGAGCTGATCTGGGACATGGTGGCTTTC
The Sphingomonas ginsengisoli An et al. 2013 genome window above contains:
- a CDS encoding glutaredoxin family protein, with translation MANHPTAAKRAVLYRMVMPTHTCPYGLKAKDLLRRSGYEVEDHHLTTRDETDAFKSEHNVPTTPQVFIGGERVGGYDDLRRFLGKQVTDPKATTYRPVLALFTMTALMAMAASYAVTGDVLSARAGQWFIAMSMIVLALLKLQNVETFATMFLNYDLLAKRWVPYSYVYPFAEGAAGVLMVAGALTWLAAPVALFIGTVGAISVFKAVYIDKRELKCACVGGSSNVPLGFISLTENLMMIGMAIWMVAM
- a CDS encoding MerR family transcriptional regulator, with protein sequence MVQDQDHYSLTIGKLASAGGVSVETIRFYQRRGLLNEPTREGGIRRYGVGDVRRLNSIRRAQAAGFTLEEIRELLELDKSDDRSRARQLALARVEALTTKIEQLQRARDALTRLAHECSHSESGACPILASFEP
- a CDS encoding c-type cytochrome — translated: MGLLKRHFPSASFAAVFLILLAAVGAVFIYAGVYNIGADAPHSQVVYGLLRQLRERAIARHSSDIVAPKDLATPARIEAGAGLYQEMCTSCHLGPGVEPSELSQGLYPAAPELATTTTRSAAQQFWIIKHGMKLSAMPAWGKTHNDELIWDMVAFIRQLPKMSPKQYRAAIASAPADHDEIMTAHGMDTEAPVAGPDHARHAGHAEHGHEHEHSAEQIR